The genomic region CTCGTCGGGCTCGCGTTTCTCGGCCTTTGCGCGTTCCGGGCGCGGCTCTTGCTCTAGCAAGAGGGTATGCTGGGCTGCGCGACCGCTGCCCTCCAGACGCCGCTGGCGCCGGGCGCGCCCGCTCCCGGGTTCAACCTGTTCACAGTGGACCAGGACATCGAGATCGGGAAGCAGTCGGCGGCCGAGGCGGAGAAGAAGCTCGAGCTGCTCGGTGAGCCCGCGGTCGACGCCTACCTGAACCGATTGGTCCAGGCGCTGGTGAGCCACGCGCCCGGGGCCAAGTACCCGTATCACGCCAAGGCGGTGCGCGAGAAACAGGTGAATGCGTTCGCGCTCCCGGGCGGGCCGATGTACGTGAACAGCGGGCTGATCGCGGCGGCGCGCAGCGAGGCGGAGCTCGCCGGCGTGATGGGCCACGAGCTCGCCCACGTGGCGCTGCGCCACGGCACGCACCAGGCCTCGGAGGCCTACGCCGCGCAGACCGGGCTCGGAGTGCTCGGGGGACTGTTGGGCGGCGGCACCGGGGCCGACGTGCTCACCGCGGTCGGAGGCGTGGGGCTGAACGCCGCCTTCCTGAAGTTCAGCCGCGACGCCGAGTCCGAGGCCGACATGACGGGCGCCGCGATGATGGCGCGGGCCGGCTACGACCCGAACGCGCTCGCCGACTTCTTCGGCGTGCTGCGCGAAGAGGCCGGCCACGATCCGGGCGAGCTCGAGGCCTTCCTCAGCGACCACCCCTCGCCCGTGGACCGCGAGGCGCGCATCCGCGAGCTGGCGAAGACGCTGCCCCGGGGTACACCGCACAGTGTCGGCGGATTCGAAACGGTGAAGGCCTCGCTGCGCTGAGCCGGCGGCTCAGGACGGCCGCGCCGGCGGGGCGAGCCAGTGGGGCGCCCACCAATTCCAGCGCCCGAGCAGCTGCATGGTCGCGGGCACGAGCAGGGCGCGGACCAGGGTCACGTCGATCGCGATCGCCGCCGCCATGCCCACCCCGATCTGCTTCACGTAGACGAGGTCACCGCCGGCGAACGCGCCGATCACCACCAAGAGGATCAGCGCCGCGCTGGTGATGATCCGTCCGGTGTGCGCCAGGCCGAAGATCACGCTGCCCTGGTTGTCTCTGGTGCGGAGCCACTCCTCGCGGATGCGCGAGAGCAGGAACACCTCGTAGTCCATCGATAGCCCGAACACGACCGCGAACATCACGAGCGGAATGCTCGGGTCGATGCCGTCCAGGCGTTCGAAGCCCAGGAGTCGCGCGAGGTGGCCGTCCTGGAACACCCAGACGAGCACTCCGTAGCTCGCGCCGAGCGACAGCACGTTCATGAGCACCGCCTTGATCGGCACGACCACCGACCGGAAGGCGACCAGCAGCATCACGAGATTCCAGCCGATCACGAGCACCGCCGCTACGCGCCCGTATTGGCGCAAGGTCTCCTTCAGATCGACCATCTGCGCCGTCGGACCTCCGATCTTCACGCGCAGGGCGGGGTGCGGAACGTCGCGCACGGTCTCGAGCACCTCGGCCGCCTGCGCCGAGCGCCAGGCGTGCGCGCCCGTGGCCACCAGCAGTGAGTGATCCGCGTGAGTCATGCGCGCGAGCCGCGTTGCCACGGGGTCGACCGAGGCGGCTCGGGCGAGCTCCTCGGAGGTGCGCGCGTCGGGGTCGAGCCCGGCGAACGGCGTGCGCACGCCGGTCACGCCCGAGACAGCGGAGATGCGCGCGGTGTAGGCGCGCAGCAGGCGCAGGTTTCCGAGCTCGAGCGGCGAGCCTTGAGTCTCCACGACCACCTGCATGGCCGAGGCGCCGCCCGGATCGAAGCGGCCGGCATCGCCGAGCGCCTCGTCGACGAGCCGCACCTCGGAGTGGAAGGGGAAGATGCGCGCGTCGGGCAGCACGCTGCGCATGCGCAGCACGGGGCTCGCGGCAACGAGCAAGAGGGCGGTGCAGCAGAGCGCCGTCGCGATCGGGTGTCGCATCGACAGCTCGCCGACGCGGCTCCAGAAAGGGCTCGAGCCGCCGACCTCCGGCCGCCGGCGCAGCGACCCGCGATTCACTCGGGGTCCGAGCCACGCCAG from Myxococcota bacterium harbors:
- a CDS encoding M48 family metallopeptidase; the encoded protein is MLGCATAALQTPLAPGAPAPGFNLFTVDQDIEIGKQSAAEAEKKLELLGEPAVDAYLNRLVQALVSHAPGAKYPYHAKAVREKQVNAFALPGGPMYVNSGLIAAARSEAELAGVMGHELAHVALRHGTHQASEAYAAQTGLGVLGGLLGGGTGADVLTAVGGVGLNAAFLKFSRDAESEADMTGAAMMARAGYDPNALADFFGVLREEAGHDPGELEAFLSDHPSPVDREARIRELAKTLPRGTPHSVGGFETVKASLR
- a CDS encoding MMPL family transporter: IVRLGSNFMEIAIFALNVAAFLGLGLSIDYSLLLVQRFREELARGLSTRLAVITAVDTAGRAVLVSGLAVVVSLVVLLGVPVAILRSVALGGVLATATALVGALVLLPSLLAWLGPRVNRGSLRRRPEVGGSSPFWSRVGELSMRHPIATALCCTALLLVAASPVLRMRSVLPDARIFPFHSEVRLVDEALGDAGRFDPGGASAMQVVVETQGSPLELGNLRLLRAYTARISAVSGVTGVRTPFAGLDPDARTSEELARAASVDPVATRLARMTHADHSLLVATGAHAWRSAQAAEVLETVRDVPHPALRVKIGGPTAQMVDLKETLRQYGRVAAVLVIGWNLVMLLVAFRSVVVPIKAVLMNVLSLGASYGVLVWVFQDGHLARLLGFERLDGIDPSIPLVMFAVVFGLSMDYEVFLLSRIREEWLRTRDNQGSVIFGLAHTGRIITSAALILLVVIGAFAGGDLVYVKQIGVGMAAAIAIDVTLVRALLVPATMQLLGRWNWWAPHWLAPPARPS